From one Bacteroides intestinalis DSM 17393 genomic stretch:
- a CDS encoding SDR family oxidoreductase, which yields MKKKILVIGANGFTGRRILNDLSRNDEYIVTGCSLHDDIAPGSGNYRFISADICQMGEQSALFREVRPNVVINTSALSVPDYCEAHHEEADSINVNAVGQLAFRCEASAARLIHLSTDFVFNGDTTQLYTEVDTPDPVNYYGVTKLKGEKRAAELCSNYAIARVAVVYGAALPGQHGNVLQLVADRLRNNEEIRVVSDQWRTATYVGDVSQGIEKLINYPNNGIFHICGSECLTIADIAYHVADILNLDYSLILPVTTKQMEEATPRPRFSGLSIEKARRELGYQPHTLEEGIRLMFSV from the coding sequence ATGAAGAAAAAAATCTTGGTTATAGGCGCCAACGGGTTTACAGGACGCCGGATATTAAATGATTTGTCGCGCAACGACGAATACATTGTAACGGGCTGTTCCCTGCATGATGACATTGCTCCCGGTTCTGGAAATTATCGTTTTATCAGTGCAGACATCTGCCAGATGGGAGAACAAAGTGCACTGTTCAGGGAAGTACGCCCTAATGTAGTGATCAACACTTCTGCCTTATCTGTTCCTGATTATTGCGAAGCTCACCATGAGGAAGCGGATAGTATCAACGTCAATGCTGTAGGACAATTGGCATTCCGGTGTGAAGCATCCGCTGCACGCCTTATCCATCTTTCTACCGACTTTGTATTCAATGGAGATACAACGCAGCTTTATACGGAAGTAGATACGCCTGATCCAGTCAACTATTATGGTGTTACCAAGCTGAAAGGTGAAAAACGGGCAGCTGAGTTATGTAGTAATTACGCCATTGCCCGTGTAGCAGTAGTCTATGGCGCTGCCTTACCGGGACAACATGGAAATGTACTACAATTGGTTGCCGACCGTTTAAGAAACAACGAAGAAATACGAGTCGTTTCCGACCAATGGCGTACAGCAACTTATGTAGGAGATGTCTCGCAAGGAATAGAGAAGCTGATAAACTATCCTAATAATGGCATCTTCCATATCTGTGGCTCAGAATGTCTGACAATAGCTGATATTGCCTACCACGTAGCAGATATCCTGAACCTGGACTATTCCTTAATTCTGCCAGTCACCACCAAGCAAATGGAAGAGGCAACTCCCCGCCCCCGTTTCAGTGGATTGAGCATAGAAAAAGCACGCAGGGAATTAGGATACCAGCCACACACTCTGGAAGAAGGGATAAGACTCATGTTTAGTGTTTAG
- a CDS encoding HRDC domain-containing protein produces the protein MEQNPELSLAWQFIENTGTHLFLTGKAGTGKTTFLRQLKSGSPKRMVVLAPTGIAAINAGGVTIHSFFQLPFAPYVPDTSFSADGKAQYRFRFGKEKLNIMRSIDLLVIDEISMVRADLLDAIDDVLRRFRDRSKPFGGVQLLMIGDLQQLAPVIKDEEWQMLNRYYDTPYFFSSRALRKSEYCTIELKKVYRQSDTHFLDMLNRIRENRCDKTLLDELNCRYIPNFNPAKEEGYIQLTTHNYQAQRINEYELAQLPGRSFTFRAQIDGKFPEYSYPTDEVLELKRGAQIMFVKNDSSGEHRYYNGMIGEVVNVSALGIEVRSKGSEDVFMLQEEEWTNAKYVLDEETKEITEDIEGVFKQFPLKLAWAITIHKSQGLTFERAIIDASASFAHGQTYVALSRCKTLEGLVLSAPLSARAVISDSAVDTFTEDARRNEPDETRYRRLQQSYFLELLSGLFDFLPLELALKRFVRLLDEHLYKLYPKLLVEYKSETERFHEKVTKVAQKFSLQYTRLVDGAADYATDKSLQERIHLGAEYFKEQLTPLDAIRSSTIVESDNKELKKQLKAVSEELDDLLLLKVDLLEFVIDKGFHVGEYLKQKSVLSIDDAASGKDKGEKRGGNFSGRRKRKDETEDGGSSSARKRAATVEVPSDILHPELYKRLVAWRNAEASRLGLPVYTVIQQKAILGITNLLPEDKTTLLRIPYFGKKGVEKYGDELLEMVRMYKKESGIAETLFSD, from the coding sequence ATGGAACAAAACCCGGAATTGTCACTTGCATGGCAATTTATAGAAAATACAGGCACTCATCTCTTCCTGACCGGTAAAGCAGGTACTGGAAAAACTACATTCTTGCGACAATTGAAGTCCGGAAGTCCTAAACGTATGGTTGTTCTTGCCCCGACAGGCATTGCAGCTATTAATGCAGGTGGTGTAACTATTCATTCTTTTTTCCAGCTACCTTTTGCCCCTTACGTACCCGATACTTCATTCAGTGCAGATGGTAAGGCACAATACCGTTTCCGTTTCGGAAAAGAGAAACTTAACATCATGCGTAGTATAGACCTGCTTGTGATTGATGAGATCAGTATGGTACGTGCCGACCTCTTGGATGCGATAGATGATGTGTTGCGTCGTTTCCGTGACCGTAGCAAGCCTTTTGGTGGTGTACAATTATTGATGATCGGAGATTTGCAGCAACTTGCTCCGGTTATCAAAGACGAAGAATGGCAGATGCTAAACCGCTATTATGATACTCCCTATTTCTTTTCCAGCCGTGCATTGAGGAAATCGGAGTACTGTACCATTGAATTGAAGAAAGTTTATCGACAGAGTGATACTCATTTTCTGGATATGTTGAACCGTATCCGGGAGAATCGTTGTGACAAAACTTTGTTGGATGAACTGAACTGTAGATACATTCCAAATTTCAATCCTGCGAAAGAGGAAGGATATATCCAACTTACCACCCATAATTACCAGGCGCAACGTATCAATGAATATGAACTGGCACAACTGCCCGGACGTTCTTTTACCTTTCGCGCCCAGATAGATGGAAAATTCCCGGAGTATTCTTATCCTACTGATGAAGTACTGGAGTTAAAACGTGGTGCGCAAATCATGTTTGTAAAGAACGATTCATCCGGTGAACACCGTTATTACAATGGCATGATCGGTGAGGTGGTAAATGTATCCGCTTTAGGCATTGAGGTACGTAGCAAAGGAAGTGAGGACGTCTTCATGTTGCAAGAAGAAGAATGGACCAATGCAAAGTACGTGCTGGATGAAGAGACAAAAGAGATTACAGAAGATATAGAGGGAGTCTTCAAACAATTCCCACTGAAACTGGCATGGGCTATAACCATTCATAAAAGTCAGGGGTTGACGTTTGAGCGTGCAATAATTGATGCCAGCGCTTCCTTTGCACATGGACAGACGTATGTGGCTCTGAGCCGTTGCAAGACGTTGGAAGGTCTGGTATTAAGTGCTCCATTATCTGCCAGGGCAGTAATCAGTGACAGTGCTGTGGATACCTTTACAGAAGATGCACGTAGAAATGAGCCTGATGAAACGCGTTACCGGAGATTGCAACAATCGTATTTTCTGGAATTGTTATCAGGATTGTTTGATTTCTTACCATTGGAACTGGCATTGAAGCGTTTTGTGAGGTTATTGGATGAACACTTGTACAAACTCTATCCTAAACTGCTGGTTGAATATAAATCAGAAACGGAACGTTTCCATGAGAAGGTTACGAAAGTTGCTCAAAAGTTTAGCTTACAATATACTCGCCTGGTTGATGGTGCAGCGGATTATGCTACAGATAAAAGTTTGCAGGAGCGCATTCACTTGGGAGCAGAATATTTCAAAGAACAATTGACGCCCTTGGATGCCATCAGAAGTAGTACAATTGTAGAGTCTGACAATAAAGAGCTAAAGAAACAGTTGAAGGCTGTCAGTGAAGAGTTGGATGATTTGCTTCTCTTGAAAGTCGATTTGCTGGAATTCGTAATTGATAAGGGATTCCATGTAGGCGAATATCTGAAACAAAAGTCCGTCCTCTCCATTGACGATGCCGCATCGGGTAAGGATAAAGGAGAAAAACGCGGCGGCAACTTCTCCGGAAGAAGAAAACGTAAAGACGAAACTGAAGACGGTGGAAGTAGTTCTGCACGTAAAAGGGCGGCAACTGTGGAAGTACCTTCGGACATCCTGCATCCCGAATTGTACAAGCGTCTGGTGGCATGGCGCAATGCAGAAGCATCCCGGTTGGGATTACCGGTATATACTGTAATTCAACAAAAGGCAATTCTCGGTATTACGAATTTATTGCCGGAAGATAAGACCACTCTTCTCCGCATTCCTTACTTTGGTAAAAAAGGAGTGGAAAAGTATGGAGATGAACTCTTGGAAATGGTACGAATGTATAAAAAAGAAAGTGGGATTGCGGAAACGTTGTTTAGTGATTAG
- a CDS encoding F0F1 ATP synthase subunit gamma: MGSLKEVKNRINSVKSTRQITSAMKMVASAKLHKAQSRIENMLPYQQKLNEILTNFLSTDATFESPYTEVRPVTRVAVVVFSSNSSLCGAFNANVVKKLGETLEEYKSLGKENILIYPIGKKVEQATKKLGYTSRGNYQGMAEKPSYVQAYELAGLLMQEFVEKQIDRVELIYHHFKSMGAQILTREEYLPIDLSKVEATAATEGSGKRGFQNDYIVEPSVGQLIADLLPKVLSQKLFTVLQDSNASEHAARTLAMQTATDNANELIQDLTKQYNKSRQQAITNELLDIIAGSLK, encoded by the coding sequence ATGGGTTCTTTAAAAGAAGTAAAAAACAGAATAAACTCCGTCAAGAGTACGCGTCAGATTACATCGGCGATGAAGATGGTGGCATCCGCAAAGTTGCACAAAGCACAATCGCGGATTGAGAATATGCTGCCTTATCAACAGAAACTGAATGAAATTCTGACAAACTTCTTGTCTACAGATGCCACGTTCGAGTCGCCTTATACCGAAGTGCGTCCTGTAACGCGGGTAGCGGTCGTGGTTTTCTCATCCAACAGTTCGCTGTGCGGAGCTTTCAATGCGAATGTGGTAAAGAAGCTTGGAGAAACGCTGGAAGAATACAAATCACTTGGTAAGGAGAACATCCTGATATATCCTATAGGAAAGAAGGTGGAACAAGCTACTAAGAAGTTAGGCTATACATCGCGAGGAAATTATCAGGGAATGGCAGAGAAACCATCCTATGTGCAAGCATATGAACTTGCTGGATTGTTGATGCAAGAGTTTGTAGAAAAACAAATCGACCGTGTAGAGCTGATCTACCATCACTTCAAGTCGATGGGGGCACAGATATTAACGCGTGAGGAATATCTTCCTATTGATTTAAGTAAGGTGGAAGCAACTGCTGCAACAGAAGGATCGGGAAAACGCGGTTTTCAGAATGATTATATAGTGGAGCCATCTGTCGGACAACTTATTGCAGATTTGCTGCCAAAGGTGTTGAGCCAGAAGCTTTTTACTGTACTTCAAGATTCCAATGCCTCTGAACATGCTGCCCGTACACTTGCTATGCAGACTGCAACAGATAATGCGAATGAACTGATACAAGATTTGACGAAGCAATATAATAAAAGCAGACAGCAAGCGATTACAAACGAATTATTGGATATAATCGCGGGAAGTCTCAAGTAA
- the atpA gene encoding F0F1 ATP synthase subunit alpha: MSENIKVSEVSDILRHQLEGIDTRVQLDEIGTVLQVSDGVARIYGLRNAEANELLEFDNGIKAIVMNLEEDNVGAVLLGSTDKIKEGYVVKRTKRIASIMAGEGMLGRVIDPLGAPLDGKGLIGGELCEMPLERKAPGVIFRQPVNQPLQTGLKAVDAMIPIGRGQRELIIGDRQTGKTAIAIDTIINQRANYEAGNPVYCIYVAIGQKASTVATIVNTLREYGAMDYTIVVAATAGDPAALQYYAPFAGAAIGEYFRDTGRHALVVYDDLSKQAVAYREVSLILRRPSGREAYPGDIFYLHSRLLERAARIINQEEVAREMNDLPESLKGKVKGGGSLTALPIIETQAGDVSAYIPTNVISITDGQIFLDTDLFNQGNRPAINVGISVSRVGGNAQIKAMKKVAGTLKIDQAQYRELEAFTKFSGDMDPVTALTIDKGQKNTRLLVQPQYSPMPVEKQIAILYCGTHGLLRNVPLDKVTDFERSFLEALEMNHRADVLDVLKSGVIDDDVCKKIEETADLMSKQYLD; encoded by the coding sequence ATGTCTGAAAATATAAAAGTAAGCGAAGTCTCCGATATTCTCCGTCACCAGTTAGAGGGAATCGATACCCGTGTGCAGTTGGATGAAATCGGTACGGTGCTGCAAGTCAGTGACGGTGTGGCACGTATCTATGGACTGCGCAATGCCGAAGCAAACGAACTGTTGGAGTTCGATAACGGTATCAAGGCGATTGTGATGAATCTGGAAGAGGACAACGTAGGTGCTGTTTTACTGGGCTCTACAGATAAAATCAAAGAAGGCTACGTCGTAAAGCGTACCAAGCGAATTGCTTCCATTATGGCGGGAGAGGGTATGCTGGGGCGTGTTATAGATCCGCTGGGAGCACCACTGGATGGTAAAGGACTCATTGGTGGAGAACTATGTGAGATGCCTTTGGAACGTAAAGCACCGGGGGTTATCTTTCGTCAGCCTGTAAACCAGCCGTTGCAAACCGGATTGAAAGCCGTGGATGCCATGATACCTATCGGTCGCGGACAACGTGAGTTGATCATCGGTGACCGTCAGACGGGAAAGACGGCTATTGCTATCGATACGATCATCAATCAACGCGCCAATTATGAGGCAGGAAACCCTGTGTATTGTATCTATGTAGCTATTGGTCAGAAAGCTTCTACGGTCGCTACCATTGTAAACACATTGCGTGAATATGGCGCAATGGATTATACGATTGTTGTTGCTGCTACGGCAGGTGATCCGGCTGCGTTGCAGTATTATGCTCCGTTTGCAGGTGCTGCCATTGGTGAATATTTCCGTGATACCGGTCGTCATGCATTGGTAGTTTATGATGATCTTTCTAAGCAGGCCGTAGCTTATCGTGAAGTATCACTGATTTTACGCCGTCCATCAGGACGTGAAGCGTATCCGGGTGATATCTTCTATCTGCACTCCCGTTTGCTGGAGCGTGCTGCGCGTATTATTAATCAGGAAGAAGTGGCACGTGAAATGAATGATTTGCCGGAAAGCCTGAAAGGTAAAGTGAAAGGTGGCGGATCACTGACTGCATTGCCTATCATCGAAACGCAGGCAGGAGACGTATCTGCCTATATTCCGACGAATGTGATTTCTATCACCGACGGACAGATATTCCTTGATACTGATTTGTTTAACCAAGGTAACCGTCCGGCTATTAACGTAGGTATTTCCGTGAGTCGTGTGGGTGGTAATGCTCAGATTAAGGCGATGAAGAAAGTGGCCGGTACATTAAAGATAGACCAGGCGCAATATCGTGAACTGGAAGCATTTACAAAGTTCAGTGGCGATATGGATCCTGTTACAGCACTGACCATTGATAAGGGACAAAAGAATACCCGTTTGTTGGTTCAACCGCAATATAGTCCGATGCCGGTAGAGAAGCAGATTGCCATTCTTTATTGTGGTACTCATGGACTGTTGCGTAATGTTCCGTTAGATAAGGTGACTGATTTTGAACGTAGTTTTTTGGAAGCACTTGAAATGAATCATCGTGCGGATGTACTCGATGTACTAAAGAGTGGTGTCATTGATGATGATGTTTGTAAGAAGATAGAGGAAACTGCGGATCTCATGTCGAAACAATATTTGGATTAG
- a CDS encoding F0F1 ATP synthase subunit delta produces MDIGIVSMRYAKALIEYAKDTGAEDRVYHELRMLERSFRKHPDLREALDNPILKIKEKFALICTAAVGNGEVSREFSRFITLVLRNRREYYLQYICLTYLDLYRKLKHIGVGKLITAVSVSRDVWERIRNSASALLHAQMELQTEVDPSIEGGFIFDINDFRLDASIATQLKRVKQQFIDKNRRIV; encoded by the coding sequence ATGGATATAGGAATTGTTTCGATGCGATATGCCAAAGCGTTGATAGAATACGCGAAAGATACGGGGGCAGAAGACCGCGTATATCATGAATTGCGTATGCTGGAACGGAGCTTTCGTAAGCATCCTGATTTACGTGAGGCGTTGGATAATCCCATTTTGAAAATCAAGGAGAAGTTTGCTCTGATTTGCACCGCTGCTGTAGGCAATGGAGAAGTGAGCCGGGAATTTTCCCGCTTTATCACCCTTGTGCTGAGAAATCGGCGGGAGTACTATTTGCAGTACATCTGTCTGACTTATCTCGACCTATACAGGAAGTTGAAGCATATTGGCGTAGGAAAACTGATTACCGCCGTATCTGTGAGCCGGGATGTCTGGGAACGCATTCGGAATAGTGCTTCTGCTCTGCTACATGCACAGATGGAGTTGCAAACTGAAGTTGATCCTTCTATTGAAGGAGGTTTCATATTTGATATTAACGATTTCCGCCTGGATGCCAGCATTGCCACGCAACTTAAGAGAGTGAAACAACAGTTCATTGATAAGAACAGAAGAATTGTATAA
- the atpF gene encoding F0F1 ATP synthase subunit B: MSLLLPDSGLLFWMLLSFGVVFVVLAKYGFPVITKMVEGRRTYIDQSLEVAKEANAQLQRLKAESEALVAAANKEQGRILREAMHERDKIIVEARKQAEVAAQKELDDVKKQIQQEKEEAIRDIRRQVAVLSVDIAEKVIRKNLDEEHEQMEMIDRMLDEVLAASRSN, encoded by the coding sequence ATGTCATTGTTATTACCCGATAGTGGTCTGCTGTTCTGGATGCTTTTGTCATTCGGCGTGGTGTTCGTGGTGTTGGCGAAGTATGGCTTTCCTGTCATTACCAAAATGGTAGAAGGTCGTAGAACCTACATTGACCAATCGCTGGAAGTGGCAAAAGAAGCTAATGCGCAACTTCAAAGGCTGAAAGCTGAGAGTGAAGCATTGGTTGCTGCTGCCAATAAGGAGCAAGGGCGCATTCTGCGGGAGGCGATGCACGAGCGTGACAAGATTATCGTCGAAGCACGCAAGCAGGCGGAAGTTGCCGCGCAGAAAGAGCTGGACGATGTGAAGAAGCAGATACAGCAAGAAAAAGAAGAGGCAATACGTGATATTCGTCGCCAGGTTGCCGTGCTTTCTGTAGATATTGCGGAGAAAGTAATCCGTAAGAATCTGGATGAAGAGCACGAACAAATGGAGATGATAGACCGGATGCTGGACGAAGTGCTGGCAGCCTCAAGAAGCAATTAA
- the atpE gene encoding ATP synthase F0 subunit C, which translates to MLLSVLLQATAAAAGISKLGAALGAGLAVIGAGLGIGKIGGSAMEAIARQPEASGDIRMNMIIAAALIEGVALLAVVVCLLVFFL; encoded by the coding sequence ATGTTACTATCTGTATTATTGCAAGCTACTGCAGCTGCAGCCGGAATTAGTAAATTAGGTGCAGCACTTGGCGCCGGACTTGCCGTTATTGGCGCAGGTTTAGGTATTGGTAAAATTGGTGGTTCAGCTATGGAGGCTATTGCCCGCCAGCCGGAAGCATCAGGAGACATTCGTATGAACATGATTATTGCCGCTGCATTGATTGAAGGCGTTGCCCTGTTGGCGGTAGTTGTGTGTCTGTTAGTGTTCTTCTTATAA